One Ursus arctos isolate Adak ecotype North America unplaced genomic scaffold, UrsArc2.0 scaffold_37, whole genome shotgun sequence genomic window, AAGGAGGGGTTGAAGATTGAACCTCCCTTGGAAGAGTACCAGAGGCTGGTTGATCCTCCTCAACAGCCGTGTGGGAGGATACTGAGATATTTACTCCTTAACTGAGCCAGTGTTCTGCAAGGTTAACTTTGTCTCTGGGCCTCTTGTGGTGCCCATGTTGCTTTACTATCATCTCTCTGCCTTTAGATAGACAGAATCAGAATAGGCATATAGACCTTGGCTTTTCATGAGATTTACTTATCTGCTCCCAGGAATTAGGGAGGATCTGATCGTGAAGGCCTGGGGTTTAAGAGCTGTGAAGAACTGAAACTGGATAAATAATGAGTCCATTTTCTTGCCCCTATATCTCAGATGCGCTTTTTTGCCTCTGGCAAGGTATTCTGTTAAATTGCCCCCTCCCATTTGCCAGGAGTGTTGCAATTTCTGGGATCGTGGGGTCGGTTTTAGGATACTTGGAAACTTCTTTCCCCCTATTCCCTGCACTGTAACTGGGGCAAGGGCCCACGGGGAGGGGCTTGTGCTGAACTCCTAAGTGATCATGTTAACACCTaactctccttctttcttccaggGGCCGGGCTAGAGCGACATCATGGTATTCCCCTTACTAAAAAAAGTGTGTAttaggaggagagagaggaaaaaaagaggaaagaaggaaaaaaaaaaaagaattaaaaaaaaaaaaagaaaaacagaagatgaccttgatggaaaaaaaaatattttttaaaaaaaagatatactgtGGAAGGGGGGAGAATCCCATAACTAACTGCTGAGGAGGGACCTGCTTTGGGGAGTAGGGGAAGGCccagggagtggggcagggggctgctcATTCACTCTGGGGATTCGCCATGGACACGTCTCAACTGCTCAAGCTGCTCCCCTTGTTTCCCTGTCCCACTTCACCCCCTTGGGGGCTGCTCAAGGGTAGGTGGGCATGGGTGGTAGGAGGGGTTTTTTTACCCAGGGCTCTGGAAGGACACCAAACTGTTCTGCTTGTTACCTTCCCTCCATCTTCTCCCTAACTTTCACAgtcccctccacctgctcctgTCCTGCCAGGTctgccacccaccccacccctcttttccggctccctgcccctccagatTGCCTGGTGatctcttttgtttccttttgtgtttctttttctgttttgagtGTCTTTCTTTGCAGGTTTCTGTAGCCGGAAGATCTCCGTTCCGCTCCCAGCGGCTCCAGTGTAAATTCCCCTACCCCCTGGGGAAATGCACTAccttgttttggggggttttggggcgttttttgtttttcagttttttgttttgttttgttttgttttcctttgcctttttttcccttttatttggaGGGAATGGGAGGAAGTGGGaacagggaggtgggaggtggattttgtttatttttttagctcATTTCCAGGGGgtgggagtttttttttaatatgtgtcatgaataaagttgtttttgaaaataaaaatttgtttggCCTTTTGGGTGTAAggattatttatctattttcctattttctcttagATCCCAGATGGCTGTTAATTCTCCTTTGTGGAAGTGCTGGTGTTGTGGAGGGGAAGTTCTCACTCACAGTTAAGGAGTAGGAGTTAAAATTACAAGAGGGACAGTGTGTATTTAGTTGGGACTGATGAGTTTTCTGGGTAGCATGCAGCCTGATTGGCGTTTGAGAGGTACACCGAATAAGTCTGGGATGTGAAAGAATGGCCAGATGAGAGTGATCTAGTGGCACTTCAGTGTGCGCTCCTGATTAAACTTCATGTGCAAATTACCCACAGCAGCAGCACTGGAGTCTTAGCTTGGGGTCTGGGTAGCTTTTCTTGTCTTTACGTCAAGGTAAGCtcaaaaaatggggggaaaaggcAGTAGTTTGGTAACAAGGACAATTGGAAAGCTTATGCTATCTTCTGTAGTCACGTGGTGACCACTTACTATGCTCAGCTAACATTTTGAATCACCGTTAATTAGGACTTAACTGGTTTTCACTGATTTAGTATCCTTGAGTTTAGTACTTGGTCACATTAATAACCGAATTactccattttatattcttacgTGAGATTGGTCTTAAAATTCTTGGGTGCTACATCGCCCTCCTGGCTTTTTGCTCCAGTCTTCCCATTACTTAACAGGATTTCTAAATACCGAAACCTTTATGTATTCTATTCACTTATGTTCAAAGGATATTTTGTGATTGCCTCTGATCTCAGTAATCTTAGGTGAAGGAAATGAGTGACCTATATATCCATGAAGCCTTACCCCACTTCTCAAATGGCTTTGTCTTCTGAGTTCTCAGGTCTAGTGTTGACATTAGCATTTGCTCATGTATTTTACTGCCACCTGTTGTGTCGTCTGTTAAGCATTCAGGGGTCTGTCGTCTCTAACTCCATTCAACTGGAATAGTGCCTTGTAATCTGAATGTGGGGATTTCTGCAGAGGCTCATGAGTAGGAGCCTGGATAGCATCTCAATATCAGATTGGCTAGAATGTGTCTTAAAGCTGGGAAGGTCCCTTCTATCCACCAGGGGGCACTAAATGCTTAGCTAAGAAATCCCTATAAATTGTTGGATCTTGGACAGGgtgaatgtccttttttttttttttttttttttttttttacccttctttgtttttaattttgtatgtccAGTCAATTTTCAGCATCATGCCCATTCTCTCCATTCTGTTTTAACTGCTTGAGCAACTCCCTATCTTTAAGTGGGTTCCTGGTAGATGTCTGGCTCCAGTTCGTGTTGCCAGAATCCCCCCTGTTCTACCACCAATAATTACAAATGTACTTAGATGCGGAACTGAGCCCTTTCCCAATTTGATCCTGATTAAGGCTCCCTGCCACATCTTGCTCTACATCTGATGCCCTGTGCATTCCAGTTGACTTTTACTTTATGTTCCTGTATTGATTGTGCTGTGGCCATTCTATTTACTGTGTCAGAATCATAAGGTGTAAGCCAAGGTGTAAAGCCAAGCACCAAAGCCAGAAACCTTCATTGCGTAGTCATGAATGAATCGCTTTCGTTCTCAGGGCAAATCGTTCCTATCTCTGTTTAGCACTTTCATGGTTTTATAATTAACGCAGTTACATCCCTGTTTCCCCACTTGGAGTCGCAAGCTCCTTGAAGGCATGAATTGTGCCTTTATATaacttagtaggtgctcagaagGTGTTAATTCCCCCTTGGGAGTTCCCTTTATCCTGGACCTGCTGGTTCCTATCCTCACAAGAATCAGATTTCCCTCCTTACCTGGTCTTATTTTTCCTGTATCTTAGTGATTTTAGAGGAAGTGGCATGGAAGAAAGTTGCTTTCCTTGGGAAGGATTGCTTATTTTTTGGTCAGTCACTCCTGATGAGCCCCCTCTTAACCAAAGGATTGTAATGAACTTAGTCTCACtgggattgtgggggagggaagtGTTTAAGAGATTGGGGGGAGCCTGTCTCCAAGATTTCTCTGGAGTGAGAGTGAGTCAGAGATCTTAAGCGGGACAATGAGTGATACAAAACAAACGAAGACAACCCAGAACTTTTTCAGATAGGATATGCCCAACCTGACATCAACAATAGAGAAAcagtttgctggttttttttttttttccagaccgttttttcaaaaaaatagttGTTCTTCTATATGGTTGAAAtgagtagctttttaaaaatcgtgATCTAATTTTAAAACCTCTTTCAACTCTGCTAATGCTAATTTCTCAtgcttctttccatttatttgtgcttGTGGTAATCGTGgattcaacagacatttactgagtatttaccaaGTGCTGGGTACTGTTTTGGGTGCCAGCATTTGTTCAAGAAGAATCATTTAGTAAGagaactttcattttatttgctgAAGGGAAGTGTCACTTTGCCGTAACTCTGACTTGCATCCCACTGAAAGCTGAATGGATTTTGTTGttaaatataattcacataccataaaaatgTACCttgtaagtgtacaattcagtggtgtttagcataacatatatatttatatggtgATGGTTAACATATCCATTTATCACCATTACgtaattttagagcattttcataaCCCCAAAAAGAACCCTATACCCATTAGCAAGCACtcctaatttttttcccccttagcaactattaatttctgtttctctgacttTGCGggttctgaatatttcatataaatggggtCATACAAtacgtggccttttgtgtctggtttccttcacttagcatCGTGTTTGCAAgagtccatgttgtagcatgtatcagtacttcattccttttcgtAGCTGGGTAATAGCTTCTTGTTTTGATCGACCACATTTGATTATCCatgagttgatggacatttgcattttttcttcctttctttcttttcttttcttttcttttcttttcttttcttttcttttcttttcttttttgctcttagGGACAGTGCTGCTACAAGCTACACGATTTTCTGTGAAcataccttttcatttttcttaggtaTATACCTGGGAGTGGAGGTAATAAAccatgtttaaccttttgaggaaccatTGGGCTGCTTTTGAAAGCAGCTGCTTTGTTTGACGTTTCTGCCAgtagtgtatgagggttccagtttctccacgtcctcatcAAACTCATTACTGTCCATCTTGTTGGttacagccatcctagtgggtatgaagggGTATCTCATGtttcttatttgcatttccctaatgactaatgatgttgagcatcttttctcaTGCTTACtagccatctgtgtatcttctttgaagaaacgTCTGTTTGGattctttgcccactttttaattggcttatttgtctttttattgatgaagtttaagagttctttatatatgctgaATACTAAACCCTTatatacatgatttgcaaatattttctcccattttgtaggttgctttttcactttcttgatagtatcCTTTGAAGTGCAAAAGTCACGAAGATTTATGcctatgttttttcctaaaagttttttttttttaagattttatttatttgagagaacatgagtgagagcacaagcaggggcagcagcagagggagagggagcagcagactccccactgggcggggagcctgaagcggggcttgatctcaggaccctgagatcatgacctgagccgaaggcagctgcttagctgactgagtcacccaggtgcccctattttctcctaaaagttttataatttagctcttatatttaggtctttgatccattttgaatgaacttttgtgtgtggtgtgagggaGAGGGCCACTTCATTCTTCTCCTTGCAGATATGCATTTGTCTCAgaaccatttgtttaaaaagctGTTCTTTCCTCATTAAATGGTGTTGGCACCCTTgctgaaaatgaattaattaaccaTGAAcgtataggtttatttctggagtctcAATTCTACTCCATTGATCTATAATAGCTGTCCTATGCCAATACTACACTGTGTTCATTACTGTacctttgtaataagttttggAAGTGGGAAGTGTGAGGCCTccaattttgctctttttcaagattgtttagCTATTTTGGGACTTgtacattttatatgaatttcagAACCCGCTTGTCAGTTTGTGCAAAAAAGGAAGCCAGGATTttaatagggattacattgaatttgTAGAACCATTTGGGGACGATTGCCATTGTAACAGTATCATGTTTTCCAAACTACTAAAGTGGTATGTCTTtaagtcttctttcatttctttcaacagtgttttgtagttttcagtgccCGTCTCAATGCTTCTTTTAgtacatttattcctaagtgttgtTTTTTTGCTATATTAAATggagttttcttaattttgctttcaGGTTGTTCATTGCTgttgtatagaaatacagttcaTTTTGTACATTGATCTGGTATCCTACAAGTTTAATTGTAAGTTTAGTAACCTTACTGAGCTTGTTTGTTTAGTTCtaacagtttgtgtgtgtgtgtagtcctTAGGATTCTATATATACaagatcatgccatctgcaaatataGTTTTACATTGTCCTTATATTCCaggtgtctctctcttttttttttttttttttcctcattttcttgccCCATTtccctggctagaacctccagtacaatgttgaacagaagcggtgagagcagacatctttgtcttattcctgatctttggggaaaagctctcagttggTCATGATAAATAggattagctgtgggtttttcagtCTCCCTttattccatggatgttcagacACTTGCTGTCCTCTGTGCACACCATTCATGCGCTGTCATACCTCTGGGCTTTGCACTGTTCCAGTCCAAATATCTGAGCAGCTTTCCTTGACTGTCCCCAAAAGAGTAGATGCTTCCTTCTGCAGAGCTGCTGCGGCACTTTTTACATTTCTCTACATTTTCTGTATAGGACTGTAAGTATTAGTCTCACAGTGTTCGGAACTCTTGCAGGGAAGGACCATGCCCCTTCTCCCAGAGCTGAGGCAGCCCTGGACAGTAGTGGATCATCAGCAGAAATTGGTTCCCTGGTGGCCAGGCAAGGTTGACCGAATGAGAGGAATCAGAGGGGCCTTCATGTCATTTCATGTAACTTCAGGTTAGAAATGCACTccatatattcttttaatttgcCCCTCAATAATCCATGATGGCTCATAGTTGTGAATCCaactaaaacatttctaaaatctgTTTCATGTTCATGAAAGTATTCCTTTCCTTATTTGCCTGAAAAGCTATCTCCAGTTCCTGGGTATCTTCTAAACTGGTCACAGGATAAGTAATACTTTCATGGTGCTTAGAACTATTTTCTATCTAGTATGCAGTAAGAAGATTGCAGGCTCTCAGTTCTTTGGATCTGGCTACTCTAATTACTTAACAGTCACTTAACCTTGAATAAGTTACCTTTCCAAACCTCAGTCTCCCCATTTGTAAAAACCTAAAAATTGAGAACTGTTTCTCATGGGGTTATTAATGAGGGTCCAGTGAGATTATGTGGTTGGCGAAATTTAGAACAAGATGCCAGTTGTCTTAGCTATACACACTGACCCTTTTGACCCAGACTATGAATTGTTTAGGGACAAGGGATTGTATCTTCCCCTGTGCTTCATTGATGCTTCTcgaatgctttcattttcttcgCCTCCACCTCTTTGTTGAAGTCAGAGAATCTTGTTCTCTTTCACCTACCCTCCTATAGGAGCTGCTCTAACTTTCTGAGAGTTTTTACTTTTTCCCCCTGAATCTTCTTCCCGTGGGGTGCAAAGAATGGGTTTACCGGAATGCCCCTTTGACACCATTCCTCACAGTTTGTATTGGACAGCGTCATTAGCATATAAATAACTCGTTGGCTTTCCAGAGGCTCTTCCAAAAAGTACAAGAGCTTTCTTATCTACCATCTTGTTAGTTTTCACCAAATCTCTGGAGACAGTGGTGAGTATGATCTCTTCTGTTATCATTGTCTATCCCAAGCTAAACAGTGAACATCGGAATCAGTTACATTGTTCACAGACATTGTTCTATGGAATGTGTGATACAGAATACATAACTGAAGGAACTGGTAGAGTTGAAAGCGCAGCCAGaaggcctgggtttgagtcctggctcggCCATTTAATGGCAGATCCTTCTTATTTCCATGTCTTCAATAGTTAAATAGGATAAAATAACACTACGTAATTCAGAgggctgtgaagattaaatgagaaaggtTCTTATGAGTTCTGCAATACCATGGTTAGTATGGAGAGTCCAGCAGCATGGCTTAGTGTGTAGAGCTTTGGGCCTCAGACATGGAACAGCAAAGCGGGAGAGAGGCCACTGGTGCTACAGGAACCTGTGGAGAATGAGCCCTCTTTCTCTGGAAGAGGCTAGGTGCAAGACTCTAGTTTCCCTAAGAATCCTCTCTCCAGAACCACCTCAACCTTTCCTACCTTCAGGCTTTTGCTCTCCCTATAGCCTTTGGATTGAAAGCACTACTTTTCTCCTAAACCCTTCCCTGAGGACTTCCTGCCTCTCTGAGTGAAGTCTCACCTACTTCAGGATGCAGCTGTTTGGTGCTCCAAACCACtggcctctcttcctcctcattaATATTCCTACTGTTAGATGGATTTGTAAGGTCCTTGAAGGATGGCCTAAGCCCTAAGTATCCAGGATGGTATCGGTCACAGGAAACATTTGCTGAGAGAATGAACACATTAATAACTTTCTGAACATCTGTTGTGTCAGGCTTTGGTGTGTTTAAAgttgagaaagagaaagttcctgccttcaaggagcttactaCTTAGTGGGGTAATTTAAGAGGCATTTATAATACATGATCTTGTTTAATCTCATAGCAACCCTTGAAGGAAGCTGGAGGTCTAGAAATTCGCCCAAAGCAGTAAAGCCAGTCCAGGGCTAGTCTGAGAGCCAGGCCCTGGCACTGAGGTGGAAGTATTAGTCTCCTAAGGCCAAGTCCTGGGGTGCCCCAAGACTCACTCCTCGCTTGCAAGGGCAGTGCCTAAAAATTGGAAGGAGTTGGGAGGGGAGCCCCAGCGTGCGCCAATGACGAGCTTCAGCTTCAGGATCTGACTATGTCCCGCTGGGTCGCTCATTAGCTTTGTAACCTTGACCAAGTTACTGAGTCTGAGCaacagttttcttatctgtaaaagaagaagaatactATCGTGGGCGTCCATTGTTTTTACCCGCACAACATCCAGTTCTACTTCTGCTAGGAGTCCTGCTTCTGCTCAGTTGTGATTTTCCATCTTCCCAGTTGTCAGTATTACGGGTAGGGATGCAGGCATGTTACTCAAGCTAGCCAGTCATTTGCTGTCTGGAAATGAATCTTCAGTGGGAAAAACCAAAGATGGAATCCCACTGGAGGTCATTCATCCAGGTGAGGCCCTGCTTCTTACTCCCTGGAGAGAGGTCCTCTCTGGTTCCTGACCTTTTATGACTAGTTCTGCTTTTCCTCCTGTGAGCTCCCCACTACAACCTGTCCCATCACATCCCTCTAATAAATTCCTCTTTTTGTTTAAGTTCGTTATGGTCAGTGTTTATTGCTTGCAACAACGAAGAAACTTCTAGTTGATCCAAACACCTACCTTGTGGTGTTGGAAGAACTAAATGGTTAAGTTTGTAAAGTGCCTAGCCCAGTCTTGGTAGCACAGCAAGCCATCCATAAAGGGTGGTAGCTGTGTGTAAGTGAACAGAGGGGCACGGcacagggaggtgggcagggagagtgTTACTGATTTTGGTTCCACTCAAAGAAACCTTCCCCCAAGAGACAGGACAACAGAAGGGAGGGAAGTCCAGGCTATGGTATGCTCATTTATTCAAAATGTCTTTATTGAAACAGAATGATAGAGCAAGAAAGAATGAGGTCTGGGAGGATGTCTTTGGGCACAGGATGGAGCCCAGACCTAGTGGTTACACTGTGGCGCTCGCTCCCTGTCCCCTGACTCTTGCCAAGGAAGTGAACACAAAGCagcagggaggagatgggggtggggacagccCTCTGAGCCCTCCTTGACGGCTGGCGTGAGGTGCCTCTGAGCCTTCTGGGCAGCCCTGCCTTCCTCAGTCCTCCCAACCTGCTTGCCAGGGCCTCATGCCAGCTTTCAGTACGAGCCAGCCTCCTGCCAGGGTGCTCAGAGGCCACTCAGAGGGCAGGGTTGGGAGTGGCAAGCAGTGGGACATGGTCACAGCGGTTAGGGGGCGGCTGCCGCAGCAGGGAAGGCCGGCGGCACAGCTCCCCATCCCGGAGCACCTCGGGTAGGAGCTTGCGCTTGGTCTCCGGCAGAAGCATGATGCTGAGGATGCAGAGCAGGGCACAGGCCGCCAGCACCACGTGCTGCAAGAAGGCTCCATGGCCCATGTGGAGGCGCTGAGCTGGGCCACTCAGCCCTCCAAGAGCCCCCAGTGCCATGATCAGGCCCAGGCCTCGGCCCCTGGGAGAGTCGGAGGAGGCACTCAGCCTCTAGCTGTGGGCCTCACCCCAACCCTTCTCCAGcagtcttccctccctccctcaggcccTTGCTCAGCTGGAGCAGCCCTGCTCTCACCGGACAGTGGTAGGGATGACTTCAGCAGCAAGGAGGGTGCTGAGGATGCCAGCAGCTTGGGAGGAGAAGAGGCCAAGGACAGAGAAGGTGGTGATGGCAGCCTCGTTCAGATCTGAAGGACCAAGAGGGAGGATGTGAATGGAGGTGAGGAGATCATGCTTGGCCTAGGCCCTGGCATTGTCCCCTTGGCTCTCTGATCCCATGGCTCTAGCCagctgggctctgggcatccATTAATTGATTGGGAAAACAGGGCTGTGTGGCCACAGGGAGGACTATGGGAGGTCGGGGCAGGGTCTGGTCTGGTCTTGGGGGCCTGTGCCAGAAGCAGTGGCTGAGCCTGTCTGAGGCACCTCTGCTGGGGTTCCTTTGCTCAGCCCACActgtggggaagggaggatgcTCACAATCCCACAGGCCCAGCAGGACCAGGGACGCAATGCCAGTGAGAGTCATCGAGAGTAGCAGGATGCCCCGGCGGCCAAATCGGTCCACGGTGACCCCCAGGAAGACGCAGGCCAGGGCTGCTGTGCCGCTGGCTAGCAGGGAGCACAGGTAGAAGTCCGatgggctccctcctcctcccacaggcTGGTAGCAGTGGCGAATGGCATGGGCAATGAAGCTGTGAGAAGGGGGGTAAAGCAAAGAGCGGTGTCTGAATCCCCATCCACAGCCTTCCAGTACCCTGGCTGCCCTCTGCAGGGGTCCTCAGGCCTTCCCCACCCAGCCAGCCCCCATTCCAGCTACTGGCCTGGCCCTTGGCTCAGACACCCAGGCTCACTTGGTGAAGCCCAGGATAAGCAGATTTTTCCAGATGTTGCGGTAGTTGAGGAGGGAAGCGAAGGAAAAGGAGGATGTtgcagggagagggcaggtgtTCTCCAGGtctttgggaaagagagaggagctgTCTGTTAGAAGAAACAGCTGAGAGTCCAGGGTCCTCCCAtgtgggtgggggggagcctgggagggggcATAGCTATAATCATTGAGAGGGTAGTatcatgtgtgcatgtgaggtATCACATGTAGGGACCCCTGTCTCTTACCCTGCAGGGCCTCCTGGGCCTCTTCTCCCAGCATTTGCCCATGGGGCCGGTTCCGCTCAGCCAAGATCCTCAGCACAGATTGGGCCTCCTCAATCTGTCGCTTCACTATGAGCCACCTTGCAGACTCCAGAAACAGACCAGGCCAGCTAGGGACGGGGTGGGGTGCACTCTGAGGTCTCCCATCTCCTGATCCAGAGGTGGGAAACTCCCACTTCTgaggggccggggctggggcaggtgtggACAACGGGtagtggagaggaggaagggtctCTGGGCTAGAACCAGGCTGGAGGTAGAGGTGGGAATGGCCAGACAACAGGTGGAGGATGATACTAACCCATAAAACAGGAATAGGATGCAGGGAGCGGTGATCATTCGCTGCAGAAATCGCCAGTCCTTAGAGACAAGGGCCAGGCCCAGGAACAGgaagtgcccccccacccccaccaactcCCCTGCCAGGGCCACCCGAAGCCTCTGGGTTGGATCACACAGCTCCAGGCCTAGAGATACAGCAGGAACAGGGAGGAGAtgccagggaggcaggaggaatgggagagaggaggagagagggagggaggacagagagtGAGGTCAGACCCCGAGTGGAGGCTGAAGCCATCACCCCCCCACAGACTAACTTCTGAGTGGCAAAGAGTGGAGAGACTGTTcagtcctccctcctctcctgctcaAACCTGGGAGGGCTCAAGGGTCAGAGTCCCTGGTGAGTGTACAGCTTTCCTAGTTTATAGGCCCTTTCACATCAGACCTCTTATTTGACCATCATATCAAGAGCATACAGCTAGtcaggatttcatttttaaataagcacCATTCTCTGACAGCAGTAAGTCAAGGGCAAGGAAGGCCTTAAAGATTGGGGGGGGACTAAGGGGGCAGGGTGTGGAGAGAAGCAAAGTCCCTGCAACCTTCAAAGGCTAGGGCAGAAAGACAACTGAGATCCTGGACAGCTGAGATTTGGGGATGAGGAGGGACTGAGGGGACCCTAGGGGGCAGTGGGAACAGCCTGGGGATGCAGACAGGCATGAGCCTCAAGGGAAGGACATCTGGGAAGCTGCCACTCACGCATCAGGTAGACACCAAGGTCAACTCCGGCAAGGAGAAAGCCCAGGAGGAATCGGAGGGCCATGACACCTGTGGAGGAGCCTGCAGCAGCCCCTCCCACTCCACAGGGGCCCACCAGCCCCAAGGTCAGCAGCACAATCCCTCGACGGCCAAACCTGGAAAGCAGGGAGGGCCTCTGGTCAcccaggcttcctggaagaggagtTGCTGGGTGGGGCCCAGCTGCCCACTTCAAAGCTGGAGGTATGAGGCTAAGGCCCCAGTGTAAAAAGTTGAACTGAGGCTAGAGAagatgggaggggatggggacCATGGGTAAGTGATGTCTGGGTACTGGGCACTGGGGCGTAGCTATGGATCTGCAGGGGATTGACTTGTGGATGGGGCTGTTGGTCAGAGATGAGAGCATGGAAGTGAGAGTGACCATTAAAGGAGAGTAGATACTGCTTAGGGGATATGGAACAATTGATCCTTGGGGATGGAACTATTGGCCAGTGGGGATAGAGCTGATCTTGCTCAGACTGGTCAAAGGAGATGAAGTCATTGATATATGGGGTTGGACTTACAGATCTACGGAGGCGAGGTTATTGGCTACTTA contains:
- the SLC22A17 gene encoding solute carrier family 22 member 17 isoform X1; translation: MVRKPREQRQSPWALAPLPPSDEESGPKVLLTWEGEESLEEGEGKAAQRSQRRRRRPRLQSCRAGSLRPVSGHREPHWARGQRILSVRAGRAPAVGKLAPRVATGTPEPNGGGGSKIDSTVEITPSPNGQVGTLGDAVPTEQLQGEREREREREGEGDAGGDGMGSSLSLAVPPGPLSFEALLAQVGALGGGQQLQLGLCCLPVLFVALGMASDPIFTLAPPLHCHYGGFAPNASGWEQPPNASGVSVASAALAASAASRVVTSTDPSCSGFAPPDFNHCLKDWDYNGLPVLTTNAIGQWDLVCDLGWQVILEQILFILGFASGYLFLGYPADRFGRRGIVLLTLGLVGPCGVGGAAAGSSTGVMALRFLLGFLLAGVDLGVYLMRLELCDPTQRLRVALAGELVGVGGHFLFLGLALVSKDWRFLQRMITAPCILFLFYGWPGLFLESARWLIVKRQIEEAQSVLRILAERNRPHGQMLGEEAQEALQDLENTCPLPATSSFSFASLLNYRNIWKNLLILGFTNFIAHAIRHCYQPVGGGGSPSDFYLCSLLASGTAALACVFLGVTVDRFGRRGILLLSMTLTGIASLVLLGLWDCEHPPFPTVWAEQRNPSRDLNEAAITTFSVLGLFSSQAAGILSTLLAAEVIPTTVRGRGLGLIMALGALGGLSGPAQRLHMGHGAFLQHVVLAACALLCILSIMLLPETKRKLLPEVLRDGELCRRPSLLRQPPPNRCDHVPLLATPNPAL